The genome window AGAGATCGAAGCGAATACTGGTTTTGTGAAAGATCTCTTTCACGACATAGAGAAAGAAGTTATGCGAAAGAGGGTAATCGAAGACGATGTGAGGATGGATGGAAGAAAGCACGACGAGATTCGCCCGATCAACATCGAACTGGACCTTCTTCCCAGAGCCCACGGATCCGCTCTCTTTACGCGAGGAGAGACTCAGAGTCTTGGCATAGTAACTCTCGGCGCAACAATGGATGAGCAGATTGTCGATACAATGTTTGAGGAAGGTTCAAAATCATTTATGCTCCATTACAACTTCCCTCCTTTCAGTACTGGGGAAGTCAAAAGACTGAGAGGCCCCGGTCGCAGGGAGATAGGACACGGACATCTTGCCGAGAGATCACTAAAGAACATCGTTCCCAAAGGTGAGTCTTTCCCGTACACTATCAGAGTAGTCTCCGAGGTTTTGGAATCAAATGGGTCCTCTTCTATGGCGACTGTTTGCTCCGGATCATTGGCTCTTATGGCTGCCGGTGTCCCGATGGAAAAACATGTCGCGGGCGTTGCAATGGGTATGATCCAGGAACCTCAGAAGACTGTCGTTTTGACTGATATTCTTGGAAACGAAGATCACATGGGTGATATGGATTTCAAGGTAACAGGAACGCGTGATGGGATCACTGCCTTCCAGATGGATGTCAAAGTCGCGGGTGTATCCAGCGAAATAATGACAAAGGCGCTTGAACAGGCAAAAACCGCCAGACTCAAGATTCTTGAACTTATGTACAAAGCTGTTCCTGCACCGAGAGAATACGTCTCCGATTACGCACCAATTATCAGGACCATCAATCTTCCATATGAGAAGATCGGAGAAATCATAGGCCCCGGAGGAAAGGTCATCAAGAGGCTTTCAAGCGACTACGACTCGACAATCTTCATCGATGACGAAAAGTCTCAGGCTAAGATCGTCGGAAGCAACAGAGAGAAGCTTGATCAGCTTGAAAAGGTAATAGATGCCATAATTTCCGAAGTTAAGCCGGGACAGCTCTTTGAAGGAAAGATTACCAGGGCCGAGGCATATGGCTTCTTTGTAGAGATCGCGCCTGGGAAGACGGGCCTTCTTCACATCTCCAAGATGGGCGCAAATGGTAAGGAGTTCTTGAAAGCAAATAAGGTCGGAGACATGATTGCTGTCGAAATTTCCGGAACAGATCAGATGGGCAAGATCGGTCTCAAGCTCGAAGGCGTGGAAGTGACTGAAGAAAAGAGAAGAGACAATAGAAAACCCTTTCCAAGAAACGACAGAAATCGAGGAGATAGAAATAGAAAGTAGGTAGTGATGAATAATCAATATATTGAGCTGCCAAACGGTGCAGTAATCATTGGCGAGCGAAAGCAGGAGACAAGAACCGTTTCGATGGCTTTCGCGATGAAGGTAGGTTCCGCTGATGAAGATGATGCCATCAGCGGAGTTTCCCATTTCATAGAACATGCTCTATTCAAGGGAACTCTCAAAAGAAACGCATTCGAAATCAAGGAACCGATAGAGAGAATAGGTGGTAGTCTCAACGCATACACCGGGAGAGTCTCTACAGTATATTACGCAAAGGTCCCAGATACATATTCTCTAGAAGCTATGGAGATCCTCTTTGATCTGATCACCTCGCCCCGTTTCGATGAACCGTCCCTGGATCTCGAAAGAGGCGTAATTCTCGAGGAGATAGCCTCTGCCGAGGACGACCCATACGACAGAATATACGACATGACTATTGAGAAAGTATGGGATAGGGATTTCGGGAGACCTATTCTCGGTTATCACAATACCGTACAAGGTCTGCAGAGAACTAATGTAGCCGACTTCTACGGTCACAAATATGTGGCAAATAATGCCGT of Mesotoga infera contains these proteins:
- a CDS encoding polyribonucleotide nucleotidyltransferase, with translation MSYKRWEREFFGQKLVIENGKMAKQADGAVLLKYADSVLLTTVNGNEKAMPGTDFLPLTVEYQEKFYAAGKIPGGFLKRESRPSDNAVLSARIIDRPIRPLFPDGMRNEIQVIITVLSADPDNPPDIWGITGSSLALNISPIPFEGIVAGVQVGYVDGEYVIFPSAEELERSELDIVVAGTENAVAMVEGEAKEVSEEVMVGALEAAHEAIKSLVAFQKEIISEFAIEKWEAEIPVAPEGFLEPFNAMVDRDKLAEIMLTQGKKNKDKALKAYRDELIELFTEKAKETWSEEEIEANTGFVKDLFHDIEKEVMRKRVIEDDVRMDGRKHDEIRPINIELDLLPRAHGSALFTRGETQSLGIVTLGATMDEQIVDTMFEEGSKSFMLHYNFPPFSTGEVKRLRGPGRREIGHGHLAERSLKNIVPKGESFPYTIRVVSEVLESNGSSSMATVCSGSLALMAAGVPMEKHVAGVAMGMIQEPQKTVVLTDILGNEDHMGDMDFKVTGTRDGITAFQMDVKVAGVSSEIMTKALEQAKTARLKILELMYKAVPAPREYVSDYAPIIRTINLPYEKIGEIIGPGGKVIKRLSSDYDSTIFIDDEKSQAKIVGSNREKLDQLEKVIDAIISEVKPGQLFEGKITRAEAYGFFVEIAPGKTGLLHISKMGANGKEFLKANKVGDMIAVEISGTDQMGKIGLKLEGVEVTEEKRRDNRKPFPRNDRNRGDRNRK